The following DNA comes from Microbacterium wangchenii.
AGCAGCTGCGCTTCCCCCGCAACGAAGGCCTCCGCATCGACTTCATCCTCGGATCGCACGCGTTCGCACAGGCCGTCACCGGCGCCCAGATCCACCGCAACGAGCGCAAGGGCGAAGTGCCCAGCGACCACGTGCCCGTCGTCGTGGACCTCGACCTCACGGGCCCGGAGGCGGACGAAGACCGCCCAATGATCTTCGGCTGACCCGTCAGTCGAACTGCCCGGTGGCCACCTCGGCCGACCCGGGCCCGTAGCGGAGCAGAAGCGCGCCCTGCGGTCCCGCCGCAGGCGGCTCGAGCAGGCGCAGGCCCCGCGCCGGCCCGTTCTCGGGGAACAGACGCTTGCCCGGCCCCAGGACGACCGGGTACACCCACAGGTTGAGCACGTCGAAAAGTCCCTCGGCCACGAGCGTGCGGGCGAAGTCGACGCTGCCGACCACGTGCACCTCGTCGTGGCGCTCCCGCAGCTCCGCCACCGCCGCCGGGATGTCGCGGCCGAGCAGCTGCGATCCCTGCCACGACAGATCGGGCGTGCCACGGGATGCGACGTACTTGGGGATCGCGTTGAACTTGCGGGCGATCTGCGACCCCGGCCCCTCGTACATCGGCCAGTACGCCGCGAAGATGTCGTACGTGCGGCGCCCGAGGAGCAGCGCGTCCATGCGGCCGATGCCCGCCATCACGTCCTCGCCGACGGCGTCGTCGTCGATGGGCGCCTGCCAGCCGCCGTAGGCGAATCCGCCCTCCGGATCCTCGTCGCGCGCGCCGGGCGCCTGCATGACCCCGTCGAGGGTGCTGAACAGATCGATGTGGATGGTCCCGGCCATGCTGTGCTCGCTCCTGTGCGATCGCGCCGCCGGCGCATCCGACGGTCCGCTCCGATCGTCTTCGGGCCGCCGCCCTCCTGTCAACCGCACCTGTGGCAGCACGAAGCCCGGAGGACCGACACGGGTCCTCCGGGCTTCGCGGCTCGGGGGCTCAGGCCGCGCGGGCCTCGCTGCGCTCCGCGCCCGCGGAGTAACGGGACACCAGCGCGGTGAAGGCTTCGAGGTAGCCGCGCAGGAAGCCGGCGGTGGTGTCGTCGGCGATCTCGCCACCGTCGGTCAGCAGACCCGGGTGCGACTGGATGAAGCCCTCCGGCTGGCCCAGGGTGGGCGCGTTGAGGTGGAGGAGGATCGCCTTGAGGTGCTGCTGGGCAGCGGCGGTGCCGATCGGGCTGCCCGACGTGCCGATGACGGCGACGGGCTTGTGGTCGAAGGCGCCGTCTCCGTAGGGACGGGCGGCCCAGTCCAGCGCGTTCTTGAGTACGCCGGGGATCGAGCGGCTGTACTCGGGCGTGACGATGAGCACGCCGTCCACGTCCTTAATGGCCTGCTTGAAGTCGGTGGCCACCTGCGGGAAGTCCGCGTCGAAGTCGGTGGAATAGAAGGGGAGGTCCTTGATCGGGATCTCCACGAGGGTCACGTTGTCGGGGGCGAGGGACTCCAGTGCCTGCGCCAGGCGGCGATTGATGGACGTGCTGGAGATGCTGCCGACGATGTAGCCGATCGTGTACGAGGTCACGACGATCCTTCCGTTGAGGTCTTGCGGGATTCCCCGCGTTCTATGCATGTGCAAGTAATTCTCCCGCGAGTCTATTCCCGCGCATCCGTCTCCCCCCTCAGACGGATGTCGCGCCCCGACGTCACCCCTACGGTGGAGGGGTGGCCCCGATGACCCCCGCGCAGCAGCGCACCGACGTGATCCTCGCCGTCGTCGTGTTCCTCGGCGCCCTCCTCAGCGCCGTGCTGTCGTCGATCTCCGGCCTGTACGGCGACGAGCAAGGGGAGATGGCCCTCGCCGTCGCCTACGCCTTCGCACTGGCCGTGCCCCTCGCCGTCCGGCGGCGCTGGCCGGCCACCGTCGCTGTGATCGTCTCGGTCGCCTACTTCGCCGCCGTGACCCTGCGCATCCCCGAGCTGTACGCCGGGAACATCGCGGTGTTCCTCGCCCTGTTCACTGTGGGCGCCTGGTCGGTCGACCGCCGGCGAGCGACGATCGTGCGCATCGCGATCATCGCCGGCATGTTCGTGTGGCTCGCCGTCGTCACCTTCCAGGACGTCACCTCACCGGCGACCGAGGAGGCACTCGCGGAGGCGGGGAGCCTGTCGCCGTTCGTCGCGTTCACACTGCTGACGGTGCTGATCAACGTCCTCTTCTTCGGCGGCGCGTACTACTTCGGCGATCGCGCGTACGCCCAGATGCGCGAACGCCGCGAACTCGAGGAGCGCACGCGCGAACTCGAGCGGGAACGCGAGGTCACCGCCGCGCAGGCGGTCGCCCTCGATCGTGTGCGGATCGCGCGCGAGCTGCACGATGTCGTGGCCCACCACGTCTCGCTCATGGGGGTGCAGGCCGGCGCCGCGCGCGCCGTGATGGCCCGCGACCCCGAGGAGGCGCGCCGCATCCTCGAGGCCGTCGAGGCGTCGGCTCGCGAGTCGCTCGGAGAGCTGCGTCAGCTGCTGGCCACCCTCCGCACGCCTGGGGCCGATCCCGAGCCCGAGACCGGGCCCACGACCCGCGGGCTCACGGGGCTGGCGGCGCTCGTGGAGGAGTCCACCGCGGCGGGGCTGCCCGCCACGCTCACGGTGGTCGGCCAGCCGGCGGAGGTGCCCGATCTCGTGCAGCTGAATCTGTACCGCATCGCACAGGAGGCCCTCACGAACGCGCGGCGTCATGCCGGCCCGGATGCCACGGCCGACGTGCGCCTGCGCTACGGCGCCGGGTCGGTCGAACTGGAGATCGTCAACACCGGTCGCGCCCGCCCTGCGCAAACGGGTCTCGGACAGGTCGGTATGCGCGAGCGCGCGGCCGCATCGGGGGGCACGATCGAGATGGGTCCGCGCGCGCGTGGCGGGTATCTGGTGCGTGTGAACGTGCCGCTGACCGGACGGGTGGCGGCGGATGTCTGAGATCCGGGTACTGCTGGTCGATGACCACGCCATGATGCGGGCGGGCTTCCGCACGATCCTCTCGCTCGAGGACGACATCGTCGTGGTCGGCGAGGCCGCCACCGGCGCCGAAGCGGTGGCCGCCGCATCCGCGCTCTCCCCCGACGTGATCTGCATGGACGTGCAGATGCCGGACATGGACGGCCTCGAGGCCACGCGCGCGATCGTGGCCGACCCGGCGGTGGCGGCGGCGGTGCTCATCGTCACGACCTTCGACCGCGACGAGTACCTGTTCGCCGCGCTGGATGCGGGAGCCAGCGGCTTCCTGCTCAAGAACGCCGGCCCCGAGCAGCTGGTCTCCGCCGTGCGCGTGGTGGCCGGCGGCGACGCGCTGCTCGCGCCGGAGGTGACCCGGCGCGTGATCGCGCGGTTCTCCCAGCCCGCCGAGGCCGCTGCTGAGGCCGCCCCGGAAGCCGCGCGACCGCCGGTGGCCCTGGCCGAACCCCTCACCGAACGCGAAGCGGAAGTGCTCCGCCTCATGGCCGACGCACTGAGCAACGCCGAGATCGCCGAGCGTCTGTTCATCGGGGAGGCGACGGTCAAGACGCACGTGTCCAACGTGCTGCAGAAGCTCGGCGCACGCGACCGCGTGCAGGCCGTGGTCATCGCGCACCGGTCGCGCCTGGTGTGAGCGTCGGCGCCGCACCCCGTTGTCAAGGCCCGCGACGCGACGCGGCGCGCGCCTAGCCTCGATCGCATGAACACCCATGACGAGAGCACCAAGCCGGATGCGACCGACGCGCGAGCGGTGACCGGGGAGGCCCTCCCCGAGAGCGACGCCGTCCGCAAGGACATGTCCTACAGTCCGGCCAGCGATACCGACACGCAGCGCAAGCAGGACGATCCCCTCCCCGACACCATCGACGACGACATCGATCCCGACGATGTCCGGGCGGTCCCCGGGACCGGCGGGCCGGACGACGTCGGCGACGTGGACGTGGACCCGGAGGATCTGAACATGCCCGGACGCTCCTGATCCCGTGCCCGCTCTCCCCCTCACGGGGGAGGACGAGAACCCGCCCGGCGGCGGATGCGGCCGGGCGGGGCCCTCCGTACCGTGAATGGTGAGGTGCCCGACGGGTGCCGGAGGAGGAGGACACGTGCTCCAGTTGGAGAGCATCACCAAGAGCTACGGCGGGCGCCGCGTGCTCGATGACGTGAGCTTCGAGATCGTCCCAGGGCGCCTGACCGGCTTCGTCGGCGGCAACGGCGCCGGCAAGACCACCACGATGCGGATCGCCCTCGGGGTGCTCGCGAAAGACGCCGGCACGGTCCTGCTGGAGGGGCGTGAGGTCACAACGGCCGACCGCCGCCGCTTCGGGTACATGCCCGAGGAGCGGGGCCTGTACCCGAAGATGAAAGTCGGCGAGCACATCGCCTACCTCGCGCGTCTGCACGGCTTCAGCAAGTCCGACGCGACGGCAAAGGCCGAGGCACTGCTGCACCGGCTCGGGCTCTCCGAGCGGCTGAACGACCTCGTCGAGACGCTGTCGCTGGGAAACCAGCAGCGCGCCCAGATCGCCGCGGCGCTCGTGCACGACCCGGAGGTGCTCATCCTGGACGAGCCGTTCTCGGGCCTGGATCCACTGGCCGTCGACGTCGTCGCCGCCGTCCTGCAGGAGCGCGCCGCCGCCGGTGCGGCCGTGCTGTTCTCTTCGCACCAGCTCGACGTCGTCGAGCGGCTGTGCGACGACCTCGTGATCATCGCCGGTGGCCGCATCCGTGCCGCCGGCTCCCGCGACACGCTGCGTGCCGAGCACTCGGGGCACCGCTTCGAACTGGTGTCGGCGGGAGACGCGGGCTGGGTGCGCGAGCAGCCCGGCATCACGGTGCTCGACTTCGCCGGCGGCTACGCCCTGTTCGAAGCCGACGACGACGGGGCCGCACAGCGCGTGCTCCGCCACGCCGTCGAGCGCGGCGACGTCGCCAGCTTCGCCCCGCAGCGCCCCACCCTCGCCGAGATCTTCAAGGAGGTCATCCGATGAGCACCACACCCTCATCCCCCAGCGAATGGCAGAGCGCGTGGCTCGTGGCCGAGCGTGAGATCGGCTCGAAGCTGCGCAGCAAGGCCTTCGTCATCTCTTCCGCGATCCTGCTGATCGCCGCTCTCGCCTCCGTGCTGTGGGGCGGTTTCGCCGCCGCCAACAGCGCCGACGAGGGCATCCCTGTGGCCGTCACGAGCCAGACGGAGCGCGATGTCGAGGGTCTGGAAGGGCTCGACGTCACCGTCGCGGACGACGCGGATGCCGCGACCGAACTCGTCGCGGACGGCACCGTCGACGCGGCCCTCCTACCCGACGACTCCGGCACCGGGTTCGACTTCAAGATCGTCGCCGACGACGGCGTGCCCAGTGGGCTCATGGCGATGCTCAGCCAATCACCGACGGTCGAGCTGCTCGACCCGAGCGGCGGCATGGACGGCATCCTGCGCTACTTCGTCGCGCTCGGCTTCGGCATCGTCTTCCTCATGGCGGCGTCCATCTTCGGTTCCACGATCGCGACGAGCGTCGTGGAGGAGAAGCAGACGCGGGTCGTGGAGATCCTCATCTCCGCCATCCCCGTGCGCTCGCTCCTGGCCGGCAAGGTCATCGGCAACACGATCCTGGCGATGGCCCAGATCATCGCGCTCGCAGCGATCGCCGTGGTCGGCTTGTCGATCACGGGGCAGACCGAGGTGCTCGCCGGCCTGGGCGCGCCGCTGCTGTGGTTCGCGGTGTTCTTCTTCTTCGGATTCGTCCTGCTGGCGGCACTGTTCGCCGCGGCCGGCGCGATGGTGTCGCGCCAGGAGGACATCGGCGCCACCACGACGCCGCTGACGATGCTGATCATGGCGCCGTACTTCCTGGTGATCTTCTTCAACGACAACCCGCTGGTGCTGGGCATCATGTCGTACGTGCCGTTCTCGGCGCCGGTCGGGATGCCGCTGCGGCAGTACCTCGGAACCGCCGAGTGGTGGGAGCCGATCGTGTCTCTGGTAATCCTCGCGGCCACGTGCGTGGCGGCCATCTGGGTCGGGGCCCGGATCTACCAGAACTCGCTGCTGCGGATGGGTGCGCGCGTGAAGCTCGCCGAGGCGCTGCGCGGCTGACGCGAACGCATCGGGAGGGGAGGCGCAAGGGGTCGGTGCGCCTCCCCTCCGCCTCGCTATGGTGTGCCCATGGCGGCGGAGACCACGACCCTTCTCATCCTCGGAGCATCCGGCGATCTCACCTCCCGCCTGCTG
Coding sequences within:
- a CDS encoding dihydrofolate reductase family protein, with product MAGTIHIDLFSTLDGVMQAPGARDEDPEGGFAYGGWQAPIDDDAVGEDVMAGIGRMDALLLGRRTYDIFAAYWPMYEGPGSQIARKFNAIPKYVASRGTPDLSWQGSQLLGRDIPAAVAELRERHDEVHVVGSVDFARTLVAEGLFDVLNLWVYPVVLGPGKRLFPENGPARGLRLLEPPAAGPQGALLLRYGPGSAEVATGQFD
- a CDS encoding NADPH-dependent FMN reductase, producing the protein MTSYTIGYIVGSISSTSINRRLAQALESLAPDNVTLVEIPIKDLPFYSTDFDADFPQVATDFKQAIKDVDGVLIVTPEYSRSIPGVLKNALDWAARPYGDGAFDHKPVAVIGTSGSPIGTAAAQQHLKAILLHLNAPTLGQPEGFIQSHPGLLTDGGEIADDTTAGFLRGYLEAFTALVSRYSAGAERSEARAA
- a CDS encoding sensor histidine kinase, producing MTPAQQRTDVILAVVVFLGALLSAVLSSISGLYGDEQGEMALAVAYAFALAVPLAVRRRWPATVAVIVSVAYFAAVTLRIPELYAGNIAVFLALFTVGAWSVDRRRATIVRIAIIAGMFVWLAVVTFQDVTSPATEEALAEAGSLSPFVAFTLLTVLINVLFFGGAYYFGDRAYAQMRERRELEERTRELEREREVTAAQAVALDRVRIARELHDVVAHHVSLMGVQAGAARAVMARDPEEARRILEAVEASARESLGELRQLLATLRTPGADPEPETGPTTRGLTGLAALVEESTAAGLPATLTVVGQPAEVPDLVQLNLYRIAQEALTNARRHAGPDATADVRLRYGAGSVELEIVNTGRARPAQTGLGQVGMRERAAASGGTIEMGPRARGGYLVRVNVPLTGRVAADV
- a CDS encoding response regulator, producing MSEIRVLLVDDHAMMRAGFRTILSLEDDIVVVGEAATGAEAVAAASALSPDVICMDVQMPDMDGLEATRAIVADPAVAAAVLIVTTFDRDEYLFAALDAGASGFLLKNAGPEQLVSAVRVVAGGDALLAPEVTRRVIARFSQPAEAAAEAAPEAARPPVALAEPLTEREAEVLRLMADALSNAEIAERLFIGEATVKTHVSNVLQKLGARDRVQAVVIAHRSRLV
- a CDS encoding ABC transporter ATP-binding protein gives rise to the protein MLQLESITKSYGGRRVLDDVSFEIVPGRLTGFVGGNGAGKTTTMRIALGVLAKDAGTVLLEGREVTTADRRRFGYMPEERGLYPKMKVGEHIAYLARLHGFSKSDATAKAEALLHRLGLSERLNDLVETLSLGNQQRAQIAAALVHDPEVLILDEPFSGLDPLAVDVVAAVLQERAAAGAAVLFSSHQLDVVERLCDDLVIIAGGRIRAAGSRDTLRAEHSGHRFELVSAGDAGWVREQPGITVLDFAGGYALFEADDDGAAQRVLRHAVERGDVASFAPQRPTLAEIFKEVIR
- a CDS encoding ABC transporter permease, which encodes MSTTPSSPSEWQSAWLVAEREIGSKLRSKAFVISSAILLIAALASVLWGGFAAANSADEGIPVAVTSQTERDVEGLEGLDVTVADDADAATELVADGTVDAALLPDDSGTGFDFKIVADDGVPSGLMAMLSQSPTVELLDPSGGMDGILRYFVALGFGIVFLMAASIFGSTIATSVVEEKQTRVVEILISAIPVRSLLAGKVIGNTILAMAQIIALAAIAVVGLSITGQTEVLAGLGAPLLWFAVFFFFGFVLLAALFAAAGAMVSRQEDIGATTTPLTMLIMAPYFLVIFFNDNPLVLGIMSYVPFSAPVGMPLRQYLGTAEWWEPIVSLVILAATCVAAIWVGARIYQNSLLRMGARVKLAEALRG